The segment AAATCTAAAAGAAATATGGGAATGGATAAGGAACaagatagataagaaactctccaCGTGGAATAAGAATTTTCTCTCCTTGGTTGGAAGATTCTAGGTCTGTCAAAAAATATTGGCCTCTTATAATATCTATTTCTCATCAGCCTGGCTATTTAAGAACTACCAATTTAATCATGTCCAAAGGCAGATTAGGGAATTCttatgtgttaggcccaatatggaaagctaatgtaccgagaggggaggggtgaatcagtacttcaaaaccttttaacaacaatatctttactgttatgcataaaccaaaaactgttgcaacataacataaagctaaaacaaataaataacaatcatacatgattcagtccataactcatatattttggttacgcagaaactcttggttagagagaaaaactgcagtggggatggcacccacaacttcactactgcaataataaagagtgctcggttagagctacatgttcagctatttctgatagcttaccctgttaggagtatcaagatcgttagatctaccttgcttaaggattttacaacactttttctaaatgctgcacctggttaaaggctttacaatttatagactttgttagagtcttttaccttgttaaaggtttctcttacaacttcaaatattacaatgaaatcattacaaatatctgcaactttacttcTGAAATgatatagcagattctatgtgctcaaagtgagattaccttgcttatagcataccttagtaacccatagaataactcggtaaacccttctgtttactttgttctttgactgttctctgaaatccttctcggtgacctttgtgtctttgtaacaatcataacactcaatgctttcttatgtatcacacatgtcttgcttcatacacctctatatccctctctctgtcacacttttatccttaatccatgctatataaatatatctcttatgtcggtgatctaattcattgcttcgatcttacaaacatgatttatcgaatgaataaccatacaaaatatttcattggttagatgacctcaaaatcatacacaatccttaagtgcaatttccaatgtgataatggttctatgttcctcgatcttgtaacacatttccacatgtgtgtctaggttcaatgaatctggtaaaacatttcacttggtgtatatcaactcggtgtatcattatttctgcttggtagacatacagtgttacttggtagacagctcagtgaatactgggctctgtgaatactttattctttaaccgactgttctgtgcataccgattgaatatttcggtagaggtaaccgactagagtatatagaatgactttggatataaaactaatggcaacttaataagtagtaacattaTGGTCAGATGGCAAGGGTACTAAGAAACAACATGCAATCAAGTGGGAGTGGTGCACTATGAATAAACTATTTGGTGGGATGGGGTTGAAAGACTTAAAGCTACAAAGCATTTCTCTTGCTTCCAAGTGGATCCTTAAGGCCATAGAAGGTAATGAGCCATGGaaagtgcttataaggaataatatTATATGCTATGTTCCTAAGAAAGCTAAGAAATAGAAGGACCTCCCACTACTTGATAGTCTCATGGGGCAGTTTGAGGTAGCTCCGACTGGGTCTGATATCTTCAAGTCCCTATAGAAGGCCTGGGAACATGTGAGGcacttggtgaatatcaaaatTGATGGCACTAAACAAGGGAATATTGTTGATGACAGATCAATATGGTGGAACTTATTTCATAATGGGAAACAGTTGGCCACTCTCCAAGGCTGCTCAACATTGAAATGGCATAATAGGGGTATTAAAAACTTTGAACAACTATTTACAAATAACCAACTCAGACATGGGAGGAGTTGCAACTCACCTTTTCTATCCTGGAATCCCAGAATAGGACATATAATGTTCTTAGAATTGCATTATCCTTTGCTCTCCCCCCCTCCTGCTCCCCTCTCCCTCGCCCCCCCATGACTGTACTATGCTAGACTGATGGCACACCTCTCCCTTCCCTAAAAGCCAAATGCATATACTCTACACTCACTGAGTCTGATACCATTTTCCTGCACCTTAATAAATGTTGGGACCTAAACTGGGAACCGAAGACCTGGAAAGATTGTTTGAGTAGGTTTTGGATGGCCCATAATGAACCAAAAAAACAATTCTTTGGCTGGTGCTTACTGCTAAATAAAATCCCCATAAAAAATAAGGAAGGTGCTTTAATAAGTTGTAGCATATGCAGAGTGCCTGAATCTGTGAAACATATCTTCTTTGAATGCCattttgctaaagaaatatggagACTATTTGTTTTTAACTTAGAATCTATTTCTCTTGAGTACATAGATTTTATTCTAGGCTATATCAAGAGTTGTAGGAGAATTGCAAATGTCTTTTGGTCTTTTTTTTCTTTGGAAGCTCTTTGGATCATATGGAAGTATCACAATGATGACATCTTTAATAGTAATACtaggcacctcactgagtctcttaggagactcattgctCATTCTATTTCCATGCAGGTCATTGTTGTGCTTAAACTTGACTCAGACAAGTTTGATAGGTGGATCAAGGAGGGGACCACTACGGTGTACATCCATGAACTATCACATGGATTCACTTGGGAGAGGGATGAACCAGGAAAAGAAGCTTTTGAACAAGCCTTGATGGCCTTCATGAGGCAAATGGATAGTAGACAGATGCATATGGAGATCATTCAAGAGGAGGTCGacctgatcagtgagtgcacatcCCATCCTCATAAAAAAGATATACTTGATGGTCAGGTGGAAGTGTGGTAGGAAGAAAGTATGGGCTGGGTGGCATGGCTCCCCCCACTGGGAAACAACAGCTCACCAGATGCTGAAATCTTAACTCCCTAGCTGATGCTTAGTATGTTTTAATGATTATTTTTGTCTATAAGTCTGTATATTAATTGTAATCATCCCTAATTTTGGAGGTGCTCGTTAACTATGTATTTTGTATATGCACCTTCTATTGGTGCCTTGGCTACTACTGAAGTCAGTCTTTTTGCTAATGCTATGTTATGCTTTtttgatatctaatccaaaaaaaaatacttTCTCTATATATCTCCTCCTATAAAAATGAATTAGAAAGTTAATTATTATTTTAGgaataaaaaattaaatgtaaaatgaTGAAACCATTCAGAGTTTTGGGTTTAACGTTGAAGAATAAGTTTGACGGAATGtagcattttatttttaaaatatgtttagTGAGATTGATCTTGTCTATTACAAAAATGTTGTGAAATGTAGAAGTGATTTATAAATTGGGAAAACTAACTTGTTGATAATGAGTTGATGTAACTTGTTTAATTGTTCTCTTTTTACTTTGAACCAGATTCTCCTAGATTGTCCCCTTTCTTTGAGTAACTTTATAGTTGTACAGATGATCAAGACAACTCACTTTACTCTTGCAAGCCATACAATTATTTGACCattctccctatccctctctatctctctatatctctctctatctatatcagtctctctctccctctatctattgaGCTATCTCACCTTCTCTATCCATCTCCTTTCTATCTCTCTCCATATctttatgtctctctctctctctcaaggcCTACATATCTGTAACTCTTtggtctctatctctatctatccacATTTCTTctcccatctctccctctttctctatgtcattatctctccatctctcgaGGTctgtatatctctccctctctctacctctctatatatcacttcctatatctctATTTATCTTTATATCTCTGTCCTCTCTCTCTTGCAAACATAATATGAACCTATTGGTAATGAAgattgattatcttcttgatttagagtttttgtttcaaccttgtttTGATCCCTATAAGAGGattcatagttgatttgaagctattacTTCTCAATTgagagacctttgttgcacaaacaacataatTTGATAAATGGCCTAAAAATTATCCCCATATATTACACATATATTTGGAAAAAATACATGAACATTTTCTTTGATTGACCTTCCAAACCTCTTCGGCGTactcattgcacaccaaggtgcaattgctagttattatTTAATATGGCTAGAAGTGAGCCATTCAATGGAATGATGAGATTTTGCCACTTTTTTGTTGGTCAACTATTTTGTTCATTTGTTTTCTATTCTTTCCATCCTTgacatttatttttttctttttccatttgctTCATTTATAGgagatttttttattattcttttctAGGGTTTCATAAtatcttttttttaaattatgttcaTTTTTTTCCTCGACGATATCATTCAACATGCCACAATATGTGTAGAATATGGCACACAATTTTTAACAAATGGTGTGCAACACAAACCAATGAATGGTCTTCATTGTAGAGGTCCTTGTGTCTCTATCCAGTGGCCATGATCTCATTTTTTTTCTTGATCCGACAACCACAAATGAGAAACTATCTACGATCAAGTAAATAAAGTATGCAAGGAAACCCATTGACAATATTTTGGGttacttttataatatttattgttctttaataatttattttaataattgttatattgcaatatatatatatatatatatatatatatatatatatatatatatatatatatatataatagaatttttttaataatattattaataattattatgtaTATATAAGTTGAATTAAATCAATCATAAAATTATgaattaattttttatctttttaataggtttcattttaatttagatttaaatttgattttttttattgaatCAAATAAGTCATAAATTAGGAATGTTtatatataacacacacacacacacacacacacacacacacacacacacacacacacacacacactcctttcttctctctcttcctCCTCTACCTATCTTTCTtcgtttctctctctctctcccttcctctctctttccccatccctctgtgtgtgtgtgtgtgtgtgtgtgtgtgtgtgtgtgtatccttctttctctatatctctatatccatctctatctttatcacaccctctctacctctatatatctatttgtctccttcttcctctttcactttatcttcatctctacctctccatatattttcttccatctctccaTCTATttctatcttaatatttttttcgTCTCTCTCTACCCCTATATCTCTCGGGCTCTCTCCCTATTTTGATAGCATTTCCTATTTTTATCTTTGTAAAGATACAAATcgtgctaacttcaataatagtcaaaatactctttattctcaaataaactcataaatcggttaataaatctatttcattccacttttccatccatagcttcatttgatcattccatttaaatcgtaataaacatgaaatttttataaaagataaagattcttcattcaataaatcgataaaagtagtatCCCAATAatacaatacttaggcatttcaagttgtcgtaagttcaataacaaaaataatacaaagtaaagggtgagatgcgtccgTTGATTTGCAACCCAAtctatcatcaatgcaatctttagcatgaagacaagaacaagatttaggtgctttttctgcccaaccttgaagcttacacttccccagaactcttagtcaatcaagaatacccgaccctgcatgaattgattagcaaaagaattcaaaagacaagatggaatctggtgcatgcctagatgatacatgcattttcaattttctaattctattaagaaacaagcaagatcaatcaaggacgtggtagagtggataaataaaagaattccatctatttcaatagTTAATTCAATTgattactcgaccgagtataatgccatgcatagcaaataatatagtttggaaaaagcaaACTCTCTTTCTATAGTCAACATTCGGCACctgtcctggaaggtaactttccacaaacacaagcctatctagctttgttaacataaatattagaataaatatatatagaagacaatcttttgcctttcaattctagcttcctatttcttgcaagataaaaatacaatgctaaagaagacaatctttcatttaatagaaattgaaagaatcaatcttttattacaaccaatcctatttgacaggaagcaatctttcatggataaacaaatatacatctaaaagaaaacaatctttcacttctatctttcaactaatttaaagaaaataattaaatattaagaaggtgtaacacatgtatgtatctttacatagaaattgaataaaatgagcacacattcttttattcaattatcaaaacatttaaataacataatcattaacatgcattccatttcttatggtttagaattctaagtttatctcgtctaaactctctatctttccatgtgtcttggttcatttacctcttttctcaaaacatcatatttagtttaatactaatatgtgacttttcatgatttaaaacttaactCACTGATTTCACTAATTTACCATaacaacaatctaacatgatgaaaattcataaaacaCCTATCTATATGGCTTTTTAAATGAGACACTTGATAACCATCTTTTCACTTCATGCAAGGATATAATTcgaaagtgtaagtcttttctttatgatatcaaaataaatttcactatttaataagtcataatcctaatatttcatcttcttcgcagttcaatttcagagtttctctctctatcctcttactctatTCCTAGAGGATTGGGCGATCTAAtttatgagagtttcactatttatCAACAAACTTTTAGAAAATAtatcattattgcatctatatttgcatgattgtaatttaaacaattaaaaattatTCATATCACGACTCTAACTCTTCATTAGAATAATGCATAAATCTAAAACTAAATCATCCTTTATCTCTTAAATCTCTACAACAAAACATgttagatttgagcctacctcaagaagcACGACCCATGTCTATTATGATCCCTAATATCTTCAAACTGTCTGCAATACATCCGGATTCCAATGCTTTCCACCTCGATGCTCTTCTATCTCACGAGATCTCTATTCCTAGTTCTTATCCTTTCTATATTCTGAGAAtttctctaataataataaaacaactaACACTCATTCAAGATCCTAACCCCTAAGTTCAACACTAAATCAGAGATGATCATCATCGATCTTTTATGACTCGATTGTAAACACATCTAGATCtccactacttttctcttccacattccattctctaatccttcattGCATCTATCTTTTCCTCTTCCATCTCTATTCTTGCCTCTCTATTTTTTCCTCTCTTATCGTTCTAGTTATCTCTTCTATTGAGCCTTCACTACTATTTATACTATTCTTATCCTACGTTGGTTGCTATTCTCTTGGCTTTTACTTAGCCATAACATCGACACCACTGATAATCATTTAAGTTCTTATAGTTCTACATGACTTAGAACTCTAATGGTTGCATACTATCATTTAAAACATTTGACAAAACTGCTCACCTCCTTTCCACGTCTACTTATCTTCTCTAACGGCTAATGTTTTGTTTTAACCGTGAGTGCTAGATATTACTACAGGTTGTTTCTACATGGCTACAACTTGACTTGTCATGGAAGGTAATAAAGGAGAGGAGGAGTGGTAGTCGGTGGTGTGTCGACTCCCTCTATTATGCAACTATACATTAGACTTGCCAACTCCCATATCAGTGTCACCTGCAATATTTCCATGATTACTAAGTTGCAATGTGGTTGGTGTTCATAGAAAAAGGAGGAGTGGAAACATTCACTGCACGTGGTCGTTGTTTTAGAAGAAAAAGGAGGAGTGGTCGGTGGTTGTAATCGACCCCCACTCCTTGCCATTAATAGCTACGTGGGTTTGACCATGACCCCGACATTAATCCCTACCACCGCATAACTTGTTAGACGTGGCTGCAATGTGATCGGTGTATTAATTTATTAGATGGGAGAAAGTGTTTCTTGCAACATGGTTTGCAACATATATAAAAGGGAGGAGGGGTGGTTGGTGGTAATATCGATccctccctttaattaaggggggtggtcgatattactatcaacCACCCTTGTTattgtttattatatattttttttaaataacttaaccCGCCACTACCGTCctttgttattattttttgttttacttttacttttaattttatttatatatatataatattaaacttGATAACATATTCTTTAATAAACCCttttctatatgtgtgtgtgtgtgtgtgtgtgtgtgtgtgtgtgtgtgtgtgtgtgtgtgtgtgtgtgtgtgtgtgtgtgtgtgtgtgtgtgtgtatgtgtatgtatatatgtatatgtatatgtatatatatatatatgtatatatatatatatgtatatatatatatgtatatatgtatatatatatattggattttcattaaataatttaatttcataaatctatttacatatacaataattacatacatatttacaagtacatgatcgaattattattagaattcatatacacatatatataatacgtatatatatttaatctcaaatgattatgtatatgtataaacaaaattcttgacgtAATCAAATTTCACTATAATTGGAAATTTATATATGCATATGATTGAataaaattctctctctctctctctctctctctctctctatatatatatatatatatatatatatatataaaattcaatttacaaaagtaaactcataagtacaatttttcatacatttatacatatctgaacaaaaagaacatataaagcataatatttcacaatcactcttgcaacttagatttaattcaatcACCACTAAAATCTTGCAATCGATAcacatgtataaatatttaaatcaatctactactcattccaagtTCATCATtccaatttgaacaaacactcaaataaggtcatttaaatcatccatctttacaAGATGCAAAATATAactcctaatgtggtgtgtgagagattccatccattCTAACGAAATATAAGAGCTAAGataactctacctgaaccatgttctcaccttcatctgCGTTCACTAGTTcctacattcacttgcactcagttgctcattagcaatgacaatcccaatttgcaataaaaattattactgatcattcaattgtatataaatcatttcagtgcattcgatctcctatcttatttcattgacaattccaatttcatttcatttccatttcatttgcaaaaaataaacattattttcctaattaaataattatggaaaaatagggttcatgacaatctcttccatctctatctatccctctctcctttctctctttacctccccctctccttctctccatgtccttctccatcttcatttataTTTTTGTCTTTTGCATTATCTCTATcctctttcctctctctctcactctaccccccctctctcttcgtctttctatccctatctcttcctctctccctattgcaaacataacaatgGCTTGTTGATAATGGAGCCTAAATATCTTCttgatttagaagttttatttcaaTCATGTCTATATCcttataagtggatgcatagtttatttaaatctatcacttctccattgagacctttgttgcactaAAATCATGTCCTATATAACTTGTCAATTGACCTTAtgtattttttaaatattgaatcAAGCAATTCACTTCACGTATtctacaaatgtatgcaaaaaaatagacaaaaaaaaatcttaattgaACTTTttcgacgtacccattgcacaccaaggtgcgattGCTAATGTATAAATAATGAATTGTTAAAAAAATTGTATTCTTAACCTTAAGTTTTATAAATTGTCATTCAATACAAAGTTATATGGAAAAGTGGTATGAAAGAACAATATTCATTAAAAACTCcaatatgcaaaaataagaaagAATCGAATGGACAACATGACGTTATTGCCTTATCAGATTAAAAAACTAAGATTGCTCCATGAGTATCATACCTAGAAATCCTACAAAGGCATCTATCATGGATGGTGCTCTCTATGCACGATCCAAAACTTCAACTACCTCTTAATTATTTAGTCTAACGTAGTTTCCTAAGTCTAAAGGATTTGTTTGTATATTAATATCCACCGACcgtattttaaattttttactcGATTACGTGCCTTATGCCCGACGAAATGCAATGACAATTAGAAAGCACACAAATAAGAGTATACAAATACAGGCCATACAGTTGGCCTGTTGAATGAATAATAAGAAAGAGAACCACTTGACTTCACTTGTTCATCACTCGTTTTTTTTAAGACTTTTATTGATTTCACACGGTTTTCTTCATTTAATTTCATACGACTTTCTTCATATATAAAAggattatttcaattttaaattttatattttactaTACGCCTAAGCTCGGGACGTAAGAAATGGGTAAGTTTCAGACTTGAGAGGCGCAATGGAGGTCTATATAACACCCATTTCTTATAAACTTTACACAAGTAGTCAAGCAGAGGAACAGTTTGAGTAGAGGCAGAGTTTTCTTATGGCTTGTTCAGGGTAAGAATGCTTCCTTTTATGTTTTCTTTCTTGTTTTTAAATTCTTGTGTGGTGCTGATTATGATCTAGATTCGTTGGTTTCTTCTATCTCTATATGTAAATGATAGATTTGAGTGGGTATGGATGGTATAGGATGAAGAGATTCGAAGGCAAAGTGGTAATTGTGACGGGTGGATCAAATGGCATAGGTGCAGCCACCGCAAGGAAATTCGTAGCAGAAGGTGCTTACGTGTACATTGCTGACATCGATGAAGAGGGAGGGGTTAAAGTTTGCCAAGAGCTCGATGGGAATGCTTCATTTGTGAAGTGTGATGTGGCAATAGAGACCCATGTGAAAGGAGTCGTAGATCGGGCGATGGAGGAGAAGGGGCGTCTAGATATCATGGTGAACAATGCGGGTATGTTGCACGCTCATGGTAATTCCATCACACAGCTCTCTGTTGAGACTTGGGAAAGAGTTATGGCTGTGAATGTTACGGGAGCTATGTTAGGAATGAAGCATGCTGCAAGGGTCATGACTCCACGCAACTCTGGTTCCATACTCTTCAATTGCAGTGTTTTGGGACTGATTAAGACTGATAATGCCTCTCATGGTTACATGGCTTCCAAGAATGCTCTGTTGGGTTTGATGAAGAGCGGTGCAGTTGAGTTGGCAAAGGTAGGAATACGTGTGAATGCCGTTTCATCCTTTGGGATTGTGACAAAGATGATTGAGGAGTGGCTTGATGAGGTGTCTAATGGGATGTGCCCTAAGGAGGTCCTTGAGGATGAGATGCAGAGGAATGCTACTAATGGAAGGAAGCTTACTGTTGATGATGTGGCCAATGCTTTCTTGTTTCTAGCATCTGATGAGGCTTCCTACATCAATGGACATAATCTTATAGTCGATGGGGGTTATTCTGTTCATGGGCGAGATATTGTGACCTTCAAAGATCCACCTCGTCATTAGAGAGTTGCAACATAGTTTATAAgttatattttcaataaaaaagGTCGGATTTGTGTCAAAGACTCTTACTTTATattcttaataataataaaaattctaGTGTTTCTTTAAGCTTTGGTTGAGAACTATGTCAATTTCTTACAATGTCCTCTACACAAATCGAGTTGCATCcactacaaatttcaaatttaaaagtgTACAATATTAGTGATAGTTTTTGGATACCTTGAAGTGAGGCAATTGATGTAAAGCCACCTAGGTTTGTCAAAGGTATCACACAAAACTGATCATTAGTATACATCTTGACAATCACCTGTTGCCTGTATAAAAGTGGTTTATGATGACAATGACCTAAGTTGACTACAAAGAAAATTAAGTTAAAGTTCTTTTTTGGCTTTAAGTAATTGCAATATGCTTTAACTCTAGGTTGTTTAACTGCTAGCCATGTGTTTGTGGTTGCACCAAATATATATAAGAACCATAACAAACAAAAGTGACAACTCTCAAGCCCACTTTGTGCATTATTTACAATATTAAAATTACTGATTGTAATTGTAATAGGTGATTGATCTCGATCGCAATAGGCTATGTAGATGCGTTAAAGCATGCCAATACAAAATTTATTTGTATTGTCAACACATTGGCAAAAGATTGGGTTGTAAACAAGTATAGAGCCATTGTATCAAACTAGGAACATGCTAACATAAAAAATGAATCCAAGAAAAGAAATACAAAGAGAACAATATTTCATGAAAAGGACTACGGTTGAATTATAAATAGTGTTGTAGGTCAACAATTGGGTTGCAATGAAGTGAATTGACACTATGATATGCAGCACATGAATTATGATGACATGGTGGCATGCATaggatgtagagagagagagagagagagagagagagagagagagagagagagagagagagagagagagagagagagagagagagagagagaggcgagGAAGGGAGAGGTgaaaaggggagagagatagagagaagagtgttggagtaattaggacacatttattaattaggtcctttaattactatttcacttaagctaaacttaggtgctttttattATCTCTCCGAGTTTTCTTTTCTAGCATGTAGCTTAATTTAGCTCcaactttgcattgctttagttttCGTAATTGtagcattagggttttcacctaaGGTTTCATTCATTAATTTTAATTGTATCTCCAATTGAATTCTTTTAGCATTAATACATAATTCTCTAGTtattatagagcatacaatctcTACTTAATCTATTTTGTGTGATAGCTGTTTTGCGTGTAGATGATTCTTGGCTTCTGtcgttgatcatcaacttctacaaagagagggagagagagagtggggagaggtaaagaggggagagagatgtgttggatattagagttgttgaaatgtgttgttgtcattgatgtcaacatattcttgtgttcttgtgcttcggtgttgcaaagagttggtttggttgaTGCATACTTAAGGATTTAAAGATTAGGATCTTCAATTGATTTAGCATGAGTTTCAGTGCTTcgaaaggtgatttgatcaagttatgaggtctgGTGTGATGACTATTTTTTCTACTGGTTATGTATTGCAGAGTTGTTATTTCTAGtttgtatt is part of the Cryptomeria japonica chromosome 10, Sugi_1.0, whole genome shotgun sequence genome and harbors:
- the LOC131079209 gene encoding (+)-borneol dehydrogenase 1, which translates into the protein MACSGMKRFEGKVVIVTGGSNGIGAATARKFVAEGAYVYIADIDEEGGVKVCQELDGNASFVKCDVAIETHVKGVVDRAMEEKGRLDIMVNNAGMLHAHGNSITQLSVETWERVMAVNVTGAMLGMKHAARVMTPRNSGSILFNCSVLGLIKTDNASHGYMASKNALLGLMKSGAVELAKVGIRVNAVSSFGIVTKMIEEWLDEVSNGMCPKEVLEDEMQRNATNGRKLTVDDVANAFLFLASDEASYINGHNLIVDGGYSVHGRDIVTFKDPPRH